The Candidatus Omnitrophota bacterium genome includes a region encoding these proteins:
- the acnA gene encoding aconitate hydratase AcnA — protein sequence MPDSFKTRKSLTVQGREYQIAHLPSLEKQGFNMARLPYSLKILLENLLRNEDGSTVTAADIEALAQWQASAVPSKEIAYRPARVLMQDFTGVPAIVDLAAMRDAMKAMGGDPNRINPLLPAEMVIDHSVQVDYFGTADALQKNTDLEFERNRERYTFLRWGQGAFDNFKVVPPNTGIVHQVNLEYLARVVMRGGQGNAQWAFPDTVVGTDSHTTMINGLGVLGWGVGGIEAEAAMLGEPISMLIPQVVGFRLSGKLPEGATATDLVLRVVQMLREKGVVGKFVEFFGPGLAGLSLADRATLANMGPEYGATCGIFPVDAETLNYLRLTGRSKEQVALVEAYCKEQGLFHTASAPQADYTDTLDLNLNEVEPALAGPKRPQDRIALKNMKPQFAQDLPSLKKGESKGVAAVESRGARFELQHGSVVIAAITSCTNTSNPAVLIAAGLLAQKAVAAGLKTKPWVKSSLAPGSKVVTQYLEKAGLARELDALGFQTVGYGCTTCIGNSGPLAAPISEAIQKGNLVAASVLSGNRNFEGRINPDCRANYLASPPLVVAYALAGRVDIDFETEPIGKGKDGKPVFLKHIWPSNQEISEAVARVVRADMFEANYADVYSGPRAWQALEAPQGGTYAWDKDSTYVKRAPYFENMGAEPGAVTDIAGARVLAVLGDSVTTDHISPAGSIKADSPAGKYLQEHGVAPKDFNSYGSRRGNHEVMMRGTFANIRLRNQMVPGVEGGFAAHQPGGEQMSIYDAAMQYAQEKVPLVILAGKEYGSGSSRDWAGKGPRLLGVRAVIAETYERIHRSNLVGMGVVPLQFEQGANAQSLGLDGTEVFEISGLAAGIENGFAGGRTVKVIATKKDGKKVEFSAGVRLDTPQEILYYRHGGILQYVLRKLLLGDTTPIC from the coding sequence ATGCCGGATTCCTTCAAAACCCGCAAGTCCCTCACGGTCCAAGGCCGCGAGTACCAAATCGCCCACCTGCCTTCTTTGGAGAAGCAGGGCTTTAACATGGCCCGGCTTCCCTATTCCTTGAAGATCCTTTTGGAAAACCTGCTGCGCAACGAGGACGGCAGCACGGTCACGGCGGCGGATATCGAGGCCTTGGCCCAGTGGCAGGCTTCGGCTGTGCCAAGCAAGGAAATTGCGTACCGGCCGGCGCGCGTTCTGATGCAGGATTTTACGGGTGTGCCCGCAATAGTGGATTTGGCAGCCATGCGCGATGCGATGAAGGCCATGGGCGGCGACCCGAACCGGATCAACCCGCTTCTGCCGGCGGAGATGGTCATTGATCACTCGGTGCAGGTGGATTATTTCGGCACAGCGGACGCGCTCCAAAAGAACACGGATTTGGAGTTTGAGCGCAATCGCGAGCGCTACACTTTTTTGCGTTGGGGGCAGGGGGCTTTTGACAACTTCAAAGTGGTGCCTCCGAACACGGGCATTGTGCATCAGGTGAATCTGGAATACTTGGCGCGCGTGGTGATGCGGGGCGGGCAGGGCAACGCGCAATGGGCTTTTCCGGACACGGTGGTGGGCACGGATTCGCACACGACCATGATTAACGGCCTGGGGGTATTGGGCTGGGGCGTGGGCGGGATCGAGGCCGAGGCCGCGATGCTGGGAGAGCCCATCTCCATGCTCATTCCGCAAGTGGTGGGGTTTCGGTTGAGCGGCAAGTTGCCCGAGGGTGCGACCGCAACCGATTTGGTTTTGCGAGTGGTGCAGATGCTGCGCGAGAAGGGCGTGGTGGGGAAATTTGTGGAGTTCTTCGGCCCTGGCCTGGCGGGTCTGAGTCTGGCTGACCGCGCGACCTTGGCGAATATGGGGCCGGAATACGGCGCGACCTGCGGGATCTTCCCCGTGGACGCGGAGACCCTGAATTACCTGCGCCTGACGGGCCGCAGCAAAGAGCAAGTGGCTTTGGTGGAGGCTTATTGCAAGGAACAGGGGCTCTTCCACACAGCCTCTGCGCCTCAGGCGGATTACACGGATACCTTGGATCTTAATTTGAACGAGGTGGAGCCTGCATTGGCCGGGCCCAAACGGCCGCAGGACCGGATCGCGCTCAAGAACATGAAGCCGCAGTTTGCGCAGGATCTGCCCTCTCTGAAAAAGGGGGAATCCAAGGGTGTGGCGGCAGTGGAGTCCCGGGGCGCGCGCTTTGAATTGCAACACGGCTCCGTGGTCATTGCCGCGATCACGAGCTGCACCAATACCTCCAATCCGGCGGTCTTGATTGCCGCGGGTTTATTAGCGCAGAAGGCCGTGGCCGCGGGGCTTAAAACCAAGCCTTGGGTGAAGAGTTCTTTGGCGCCCGGCTCCAAGGTGGTCACCCAGTATCTGGAAAAGGCCGGTCTGGCCCGGGAGCTGGATGCGTTGGGTTTTCAGACCGTAGGTTATGGATGCACCACCTGCATCGGCAATAGCGGGCCTTTGGCCGCGCCCATCAGCGAAGCGATACAAAAGGGGAATCTGGTGGCCGCATCGGTTCTGAGCGGCAACCGGAACTTTGAGGGCCGGATCAATCCGGATTGCCGGGCCAATTATCTGGCGAGCCCGCCCCTGGTGGTGGCCTATGCCTTGGCCGGCCGCGTGGATATTGATTTTGAGACCGAGCCCATCGGCAAGGGCAAGGACGGGAAGCCGGTTTTCCTCAAGCACATTTGGCCTTCGAATCAGGAGATTTCCGAGGCCGTGGCGCGGGTTGTGCGCGCGGACATGTTTGAGGCGAATTACGCGGATGTGTACAGCGGGCCCCGAGCCTGGCAGGCGCTGGAAGCGCCGCAGGGCGGGACCTATGCTTGGGATAAGGATTCCACGTACGTGAAGCGCGCGCCTTATTTTGAGAACATGGGTGCGGAGCCCGGTGCAGTGACGGATATTGCGGGAGCGCGGGTCCTGGCTGTGTTGGGCGACAGCGTGACCACGGATCATATTTCACCCGCAGGTTCGATCAAGGCCGACAGCCCGGCCGGCAAGTATTTGCAGGAGCACGGAGTGGCGCCTAAGGACTTCAACTCCTACGGGTCGCGGCGCGGCAATCACGAAGTGATGATGCGCGGCACCTTTGCCAATATCCGGCTGCGCAATCAGATGGTTCCGGGGGTGGAGGGCGGTTTTGCCGCGCACCAACCCGGCGGCGAGCAGATGAGTATTTATGACGCGGCTATGCAGTATGCGCAGGAGAAGGTGCCTCTGGTGATCTTGGCGGGCAAGGAGTATGGATCGGGCTCGAGCCGGGACTGGGCGGGCAAAGGCCCGCGGCTTCTGGGTGTGCGCGCGGTGATTGCCGAGACGTATGAGCGCATTCACCGCTCCAATCTGGTGGGCATGGGGGTGGTTCCTTTGCAGTTTGAACAGGGGGCAAATGCGCAGAGCCTGGGCCTGGACGGCACCGAGGTTTTTGAGATCAGTGGCCTGGCCGCGGGGATCGAAAACGGCTTTGCGGGCGGGCGCACGGTGAAGGTGATTGCAACGAAAAAAGACGGTAAAAAGGTAGAGTTTAGCGCCGGGGTCCGGCTGGACACACCCCAGGAAATCCTCTACTATCGCCACGGCGGGATCCTGCAGTATGTGCTGCGGAAGCTGCTTTTGGGAGACACAACACCTATTTGTTAA